TATTGAAAAACTCGAAGAAAAAGCCAAGAATATTCCCGGCGCCAATATAGAATTCTTCCAGCCGCCATCCATTCCGGGCTATGGTGCAGCAGGAGGTTTTGAACTCCGTCTGCTCGATAAAGCAGGAAGTGGAGACTATCATAAGATGGAGCAGGTAAGTAATGATTTTGTAAAAGAATTAAAGAAACGTCCTGAACTTGGGTCGGCATTCACTTTTTATTCTGCCAGTTTCCCACAGTATATGCTGAAGGTAGACAATGATCTTGCGGAACAGAAAGGAGTAACAATAGACAATGCAATGGGTAACCTGTCTACATTGATTGGATCCAACTATGAAACCAGTTTCATCCGTTTTGACAGGCCTTATAAAGTAATTGTACAGGCCGGACCGCAATATAGGGCATTACCTACAGACCTTCTGAAACTGTATGTGAAAAATGATAAAGAACAGATGGTGCCGTATTCAGACTTTATGAAGCTGGAAAAAGTATATGGACTATCAGAGATCACAAGACATAATATGTATAATTCTTCAGAGGTGAGCGGAACTCCGGCACCCGGATACAGTAGCGGACAGGCGATTCAAGCCATTCAGGAAGTTGCAGATAAGACACTTCCGAGAGGCTTCGGTATCGACTGGGCAGGTATTTCCAAGGATGAAGTAAGCAGAGGAAATGAAGCTGTATTTATCTTCCTTGTCTGTCTGGGATTTGTCTATCTGATTCTTGCAGCGCAGTATGAGAGCTTTATTTTACCGTTGCCGGTGATTTTATCACTTCCTACGGGTATTTTCGGAGCATTCTTATGCTTAAAATTATTAGGACTTGAAAATAACATCTATGCTCAGGTGGCAATGGTGATGTTGATCGGTCTTTTAGGTAAAAATGCTGTATTGATTGTAGAATTTGCCGTTCAGAAGAAAGCAGAAGAAGGGATTCCTGTAGCGAAAGCAGCTATTGAAGGGGCAGCAATACGTTTCCGTCCGATCCTGATGACCTCATTTGCATTCGTTGCCGGTCTTATTCCGTTAGTCATGGCAACCGGACCGGGAGCTGTTGGGAACAGGACCATCGGTACAGCAGCGGCAGGAGGAATGCTGATAGGAACTATTTTCGGGCTGATGATTATTCCGGGGCTCTATTATATTTTCGGAACCATTGCAGAGAAATCGAAACTTGCAAAATATGAAGAAGAAAATCCATTAACAGAACAAACTGAACCTTATCAACACGATAACAAACATGAAGATTTATAATAAATATATAGCAGTCATTGCTTTATCCATTATACTCACAGGCTGTAGGGCTCCAATGGCCACTGTTATAAAAGATGAAGTAAAAGAGAACCTGCCTCAGAATTTCAGTCAGGAAGAGCAGCAGGATGCCAATGCCAACAGTGGAACAACTCCGTGGAGACAGTTTTTTACGGATCCGAACCTGGTAAGCTTAATCGAAACTTCCTTAAAGAATAATCAGGAATTGCTGATCACCCTTCAGGAAATTGAAATTGCAAAAAGTGGTGTTTTAGCTAAAAAAGGTAAGCTGACTCCAACTGTTTCAGCAGGAATAGGCGCCGGTGTAAAAAAAGCCGGTCGCTATACCAGCGAAGGAGCAGGTGATGCTACTACAGAGATAGAACCCGGAAGAGAAATGCCGGATCCGCTTGGCAATTTTGAAGGTGGACTGATGGCAAACTGGGAGATCGATATATGGAAAAAACTCAGAACCGAAAAAGAAGCTGCTGTTGCACACTATCTTTCTACTGTTGAAGGTAAAAACTTTGTCCTATCCAATCTTATTGAAGAAGTAGCTGATAATTATTATGAATTATTGGCGCTGGATAATCAGTTAGACATTATTCAACAGTATATAAAGCTACAGGAAAGGGCTCTGGAAATTTCTAAAATTCAGAAAGAAGCTGCCGCTGCAACAGAACTTGCTGTGAAGAAATTTGAAGCTGAACTGGCAAAATCCAAAGCTGCAGAATATACAATCCGTCAGGATATTACAGAAAAGGAAAATCAGATTAATGCACTCTTGGGAAGATATCCGCAGTCTATCGTGAGAACTAAGGAAAGCTTCATGTCTACAATGCCACAGACTGTTTACACCGGAATACCTTCCCAGTTATTGGCTAACCGTCCGGATATCAAACAGGCAGAATTAGAATTAAAAGCAGCGAAATTAGATGTACAGGTTGCGAGAAAAGAGTTTTATCCATCACTGGAAATTTCTGCAACGTTAGGATTGGAAGCCTTTAAACCTTCTTATCTGGTTAAATTGCCGGAATCCATAGCTTCCAGTTTAGCAGGTGAACTGGCAGGACCGCTTATTAATAAAAGTGCGATCAAAGCAAACTTCCAGACTGCTGATGCAAGACAGATCCAATCGCTGTATGAGTATGACAAGACCATTCTTCGTGCTTATCTGGATGTAGCGAATCTAATGTCAAAGGTCAAAAATATCGATCAATATTATCAAATGAAATCCCAGGAAACAAAAGCCCTGGATCAGTCGATCGATATTGCCAATCAATTATTCAGGAATTCCAGAGCTGATTATCTTGAGGTTCTTTTGAATCAAAGAGACGCTCTGGATGCTAAAATGGAGCTGATTGAAGCCAAACAGAAACAGCTGAGTACGGTTGTAGATATTTACAAGAGTTTGGGTGGTGGCTGGAAATAAGAAATCATAATTCTATCAATAAAAACAGTTAATGTTTTGGGCTGATCCTTTCGGGGGTTGGCTCTTTTTGTTTTTATGCGACGAGTTTTGTCGCTACCTTAAAATACCTTTGTTTTAATAACGTTAACATTAGAGACACAGACCAGTGATAAAATTTATATTAAATCTCATTAAAGAGATTTGTTTGTGTGTTAAAAAATGTTAAATTCGCAAGCGATTATAAAACTAAAATTAACTCAAATACACGAACATATGAAGAAATTCTACTCCGGTGCATGTATTCTATGCATGGTTCTAGGGCTGTCTGCCCAGGAAGTTTTATGGCAGAAAGATATCAAATCCTCAACCCAGGATTTTCTAAGCCAGATTACCACAACAATTGATCAGCAATATTTAATTACCGGAAGCTCAATCCAGTCTTCCAAAATTCAGGAAGGAAATAAAAAGAATAACGGCTATGACTTCCATGTGGTAAAACTCAACCAACAAGGAGAAGAAGTCTGGGGAAAATATTTCTCAGGACAGAACCATGATTACCTGTCAGCTTCAGTAGCCACCCAGGAAGGAGGATTTCTTCTCGCTGGAACTTCCTATTCCGGAAAAGGGTTAGATAAAAAAGAAGATTCCAAATGCGGATCTGATATCTGGTTAATCCGTATCAATGAATTCGGGGATGAATTATGGCAGAAAACACTCGGAACCTCTTCCGATGAAGAAGCCAGATCTGTTATTCAAACAACCGATCTCGGATTCTTTGTAGCTGGTAACGTGCAAAATTCAGCTAAAGGGTATGGATCAAAAGATGTTTTGATTGTAAAACTTGATAAAAACGGGAAAGAATTATCTCAGTCTATTGTAGGAGGAAAAGGTCTAGATGAAGTAGAGAAAATGATTCCTACCAAAGACGGTGGTGCCTTGTTGGGGATCTATTCAAGGAGCAATACAGGCGGATCAAAGAAAACCGAAAACTTTGGAGAAGGAGATTATTGGGTGATCAAGCTTGATAAAACGGGAAAAACAGAATGGGAAAAGAATTTTGGTGGAAAAGGAGATGATCACATCAGAACACTGTCATTGACATCAGCAGGCTATTTGATTGGTGGCGAATCCAGGTCCGAGAGATCAGGAAATAAAACTGCAGGCATTGAAGAAGGGACAGATTTGTGGTTGATTTCATTGAACGAAAGAGGGGAAGAAATCTGGCAGAAATCCTACAATTTTGGGAACAGAGATATTCTGATGGGAACAAGTGTTATTCAGAGCCAGGATCGGGGAGCCAAGAACCAAGATGTAACCAAAGGAATTCTATTGGGTGGTTATACCCAGGCAG
The Chryseobacterium sp. W4I1 DNA segment above includes these coding regions:
- a CDS encoding T9SS type A sorting domain-containing protein; this encodes MKKFYSGACILCMVLGLSAQEVLWQKDIKSSTQDFLSQITTTIDQQYLITGSSIQSSKIQEGNKKNNGYDFHVVKLNQQGEEVWGKYFSGQNHDYLSASVATQEGGFLLAGTSYSGKGLDKKEDSKCGSDIWLIRINEFGDELWQKTLGTSSDEEARSVIQTTDLGFFVAGNVQNSAKGYGSKDVLIVKLDKNGKELSQSIVGGKGLDEVEKMIPTKDGGALLGIYSRSNTGGSKKTENFGEGDYWVIKLDKTGKTEWEKNFGGKGDDHIRTLSLTSAGYLIGGESRSERSGNKTAGIEEGTDLWLISLNERGEEIWQKSYNFGNRDILMGTSVIQSQDRGAKNQDVTKGILLGGYTQAEGRIQAEDETFWMLYLDGNGNEQWRKHVKGESRKKEERLSDLKLNKDGSIILAGTSAEELGKENWKIIKLGDKQLDQLIEKQNIKIYPNPVSDYAYVEIGFDFKEADIMLYDMGGRQLQSLKTKNKVTKINTQNLIQGAYLVTIKTDNNKTANAKLIKK
- a CDS encoding TolC family protein, yielding MKIYNKYIAVIALSIILTGCRAPMATVIKDEVKENLPQNFSQEEQQDANANSGTTPWRQFFTDPNLVSLIETSLKNNQELLITLQEIEIAKSGVLAKKGKLTPTVSAGIGAGVKKAGRYTSEGAGDATTEIEPGREMPDPLGNFEGGLMANWEIDIWKKLRTEKEAAVAHYLSTVEGKNFVLSNLIEEVADNYYELLALDNQLDIIQQYIKLQERALEISKIQKEAAAATELAVKKFEAELAKSKAAEYTIRQDITEKENQINALLGRYPQSIVRTKESFMSTMPQTVYTGIPSQLLANRPDIKQAELELKAAKLDVQVARKEFYPSLEISATLGLEAFKPSYLVKLPESIASSLAGELAGPLINKSAIKANFQTADARQIQSLYEYDKTILRAYLDVANLMSKVKNIDQYYQMKSQETKALDQSIDIANQLFRNSRADYLEVLLNQRDALDAKMELIEAKQKQLSTVVDIYKSLGGGWK